One stretch of Aquimarina sp. Aq107 DNA includes these proteins:
- the msrA gene encoding peptide-methionine (S)-S-oxide reductase MsrA, whose translation MIKNNLNIAVFAGGCFWCTEAVFQRLEGVYRVISGYTGGSIKNPAYREITTGKTGHAEAIMIEYDSETINYNELLEIFFATHDPTTLNRQGADRGTQYRSAIFYNNENQKELAHSMIEKLNSEGVFDNPIVTEVTALGPFYNAEDYHQDYYNQNSKQGYCQFVINPKLSKLQHTFKSKLKKEI comes from the coding sequence ATGATAAAAAATAACTTGAATATTGCGGTTTTTGCAGGAGGATGCTTTTGGTGTACAGAAGCGGTTTTTCAAAGATTGGAAGGGGTTTATCGTGTTATTTCTGGATATACAGGAGGATCTATAAAGAATCCAGCATACAGGGAAATAACCACGGGAAAAACAGGACATGCTGAGGCAATAATGATTGAGTATGATTCTGAGACCATAAATTATAATGAATTGTTAGAAATCTTTTTTGCTACTCATGACCCTACTACATTAAATAGGCAAGGAGCGGATAGAGGGACTCAATACAGAAGCGCTATATTTTACAATAATGAAAATCAAAAAGAATTGGCTCATTCAATGATTGAAAAGCTAAATTCGGAAGGTGTTTTTGATAACCCGATTGTAACTGAAGTAACTGCTTTAGGTCCTTTTTATAATGCAGAAGATTATCATCAAGATTATTATAATCAAAATAGTAAACAAGGGTACTGTCAGTTTGTGATTAACCCAAAACTAAGTAAATTGCAGCATACTTTTAAGAGTAAGTTGAAAAAGGAAATTTAG
- a CDS encoding DUF5916 domain-containing protein: MNRKLRPILSMLFILYTVILFGQEKKQITAHRISTSPKIDGILDDQVWLDITPSGNFNMWQPGNEGTIPENLRTEVKMAYDDKAVYFAAYLYDDQPDKILKQFSQRDNVFAQADFFNISMNTYNDGINETRFFITSAGTIGDARADQFNEDFSYNVVFDAKISFDEKGWYAEFKIPYNALRFPEIPVQDWSINFFRRLQNRNETHSWNFVDNEVGQRTQYNGIVNGVKDINPPVRLTFFPFVQGLATTSDGETETDFSAGLDVKYGLSDSFTLDATLIPDFGQAAFDEVRLNLGPFEQTFGENRQFFTEGTELFNKGNIFFSRRVGNGPTAYVSDEDLLENEIAEDAPTKVNLLNALKISGRTKGNLGIGFFNAITEKTEVRITDTITGNQRKKVVEPLANYNIFVLDQQFNNNSSISLINTNVTRNGSDFRDANVTGLVWNLANKTNSYRLTGRSIVSQVNLPGDNIGGFRSELDFDRIKGKWRYGFGHDLANTTFDINDLGVNFRNNFNSFRVSTSYQIFEPTKLFNNYRINLFARHRRLYDPSVQTSNSLGVDWFFVTRERFAFGGFTIYDSDTDDYFEPRVDGRFVTFSENLGVNLWVSSDYRKKFAYDIRLFHRNWFEDDQQTYSMNLSPRYRFSDKLLVIWTTDYSIRKRNFGYIDNDDTDVFLGQRDITTIENSLSASYNFDPYKAINLRFRNFWSTADYSENIFYTLNNDGSRTQTDYDTTENDPNTNFNIWNLDLSFSWRFAPGSEATLLYRNQIFNQDELSTINYTDSLDNLFGQPIKHTLSLRVVYFLDINNLKGSFKG, translated from the coding sequence ATGAATAGAAAATTACGCCCTATCCTTAGTATGTTGTTCATACTATACACTGTTATTTTATTTGGTCAAGAAAAAAAACAAATTACAGCACACAGAATATCTACTTCACCTAAGATAGATGGTATTCTAGATGATCAGGTATGGTTAGATATTACTCCATCTGGTAATTTTAATATGTGGCAACCCGGTAATGAAGGGACGATCCCAGAAAATCTTAGAACAGAAGTAAAAATGGCATATGATGATAAAGCAGTATATTTTGCCGCTTATCTTTATGATGATCAACCTGATAAAATACTAAAACAATTTAGTCAACGAGATAATGTTTTCGCTCAAGCAGATTTCTTTAATATATCCATGAACACATACAACGATGGAATTAATGAAACACGTTTTTTTATTACTAGTGCTGGAACAATAGGAGATGCCAGAGCTGATCAATTCAATGAAGATTTTAGTTACAATGTAGTATTTGATGCAAAAATATCCTTTGATGAAAAGGGATGGTATGCAGAATTTAAAATACCATATAACGCTTTACGTTTTCCGGAAATACCTGTCCAAGATTGGAGCATTAACTTTTTTAGACGCCTACAGAATAGAAATGAGACTCACTCCTGGAATTTTGTAGATAACGAAGTAGGACAACGCACGCAATATAATGGAATTGTAAATGGTGTTAAAGATATAAATCCACCTGTAAGACTTACTTTTTTCCCATTTGTACAAGGATTAGCAACTACATCTGATGGAGAAACGGAAACAGATTTTAGTGCAGGGTTAGATGTTAAATATGGATTAAGTGATAGCTTTACTCTAGATGCAACTTTAATTCCAGACTTTGGACAAGCCGCTTTTGATGAAGTTCGGCTTAATTTAGGTCCTTTCGAACAAACATTCGGAGAAAATAGACAATTTTTTACTGAGGGCACTGAGCTTTTCAATAAGGGGAATATCTTCTTTTCAAGACGAGTAGGTAATGGTCCAACTGCTTATGTATCTGATGAAGATTTATTAGAAAATGAAATCGCAGAAGATGCCCCTACTAAGGTAAATCTGCTAAATGCGCTTAAAATCTCAGGAAGAACTAAAGGAAATTTAGGGATCGGTTTTTTTAATGCAATTACTGAAAAAACCGAAGTTCGTATTACCGATACCATTACAGGAAATCAAAGAAAAAAAGTAGTTGAACCTTTAGCCAACTATAATATTTTTGTATTAGATCAACAATTTAATAACAACTCTTCTATTTCATTAATTAATACTAATGTTACCCGAAACGGAAGTGATTTTAGAGATGCCAACGTTACTGGTTTGGTATGGAACTTAGCTAACAAAACCAATTCTTATCGATTAACTGGGCGCTCTATAGTAAGTCAAGTAAATCTTCCTGGTGACAATATTGGTGGTTTTAGATCAGAGCTTGATTTTGATCGTATTAAAGGGAAATGGAGATATGGATTTGGACACGATCTAGCTAATACCACTTTTGATATAAATGATTTAGGAGTAAATTTTAGAAATAATTTCAATAGCTTCCGAGTTAGTACTTCTTACCAGATTTTCGAACCTACTAAACTATTCAATAACTACAGAATTAATCTTTTCGCAAGACATCGTAGATTATATGATCCTAGTGTTCAAACTTCCAATTCCCTTGGTGTCGATTGGTTTTTTGTTACTAGAGAACGTTTTGCTTTTGGAGGTTTTACTATTTATGATTCTGATACTGATGATTACTTCGAACCTAGAGTAGATGGCAGATTTGTTACATTCAGTGAAAACCTTGGTGTAAATCTATGGGTGTCTTCAGATTATCGTAAAAAATTCGCTTATGATATTCGACTATTTCATCGTAATTGGTTTGAAGATGATCAACAAACCTACAGCATGAATCTTTCTCCTAGGTATCGATTCTCCGATAAACTCTTAGTTATTTGGACTACGGACTACTCTATTAGAAAACGCAATTTCGGATATATTGACAATGATGATACGGATGTTTTCTTAGGGCAAAGGGATATTACTACAATAGAAAACTCCCTTAGTGCTAGTTATAATTTTGATCCTTATAAAGCAATTAATCTTCGTTTTAGAAATTTTTGGAGTACAGCTGATTACTCTGAAAATATTTTTTACACGCTTAATAATGATGGTTCGCGAACACAAACAGATTATGACACTACAGAAAATGATCCTAATACCAATTTTAATATCTGGAATTTAG